TCATCCCGACCATAAACCAGAAACCCGACATACTGACCGTTATCCCAGGCGGCAATCTGTTTCCCGAATTTTTTCTTCATCGCTACCAGATTAACCAGATAACCGTTCCCGCGCCAAACATCAGCCGCCTTAATCACGTCTACCATATTGTCGGCTTGTGAATCATAAAATAAAATCACCACCGGATCAATTTGCTGAGCCTTTTCTTGCTCTTCCAGCAAAATGGTAATAATCCGTTCAAAACCGATCGAAAAACCAACTGCCGGAACTGAAACCTTGCTGTATTTTCCAATCATATTGTCGTATCGACCACCGCCGGCAATGGAATAACCATAAGGTCCGTAACTCACTTCAAAAATAAGTCCGGTATAATAACCCATTCCCCGGATCAGTGAAAAATCAAAAACGACCTCAAAGTTATCATTTGCCAGAATTCTTACGGTATTAATCGTTTGAGTTAATTCATCAATAGCCGTCGGATCAGCTATCCATTGGTCCAGATTATCCAAATTAATGCTGGTGACACAACGCATCAGCTCCGCTACTGTTTCCGATTCGTAACCTTTCTTGATTAACTCCTGCGTTACCCCCTCGACGCCAATCTTGTCGAGTTTATCGAGGGTAATACAAACCGAACCAATCGCTTCATTGTCAAAGCCGGCTTTTTTGATCACTTCGCTTAGCAGTTGACGATGATTTACTTTTATTGTGAATCCCTTGAAACCCAGCGCTAATAGTGCTTTGGCGGTCGTATCCATTAATTCAATTTCGGCTTGAATCGTTGGATCGCCGATAATATCGATATCACATTGTTTAAACGACCGAAAACGCCCCTTCTGCGGCCGTTCCGCCCGAAATACATTCCCAATCTGAATCGCTTTAAAAGGTGTTTCAAGCACTTCCTGATTATTCGAATAAAAACGGCTTAGCGGCAATGTTAAATCAAATCGTAAGCCCATGTCGCACAAATCCAAGACACTGGCATCGGGGTTTAAGGCTAATTTTTCGCCCCGCTTTAAAACCGTGAAAAGCATCTTTAAATTTTCGCCGCCGTCACTGCCCAGCAATAACTCCAGGTTTTCCATCACCGGGGTTTCAATCCGGCTAAAGCCGTGACTCCGGTAAACGGCTAGGATCTGCTGTTCCAGCCGATCCCGTATTTTCATTTCATCGGGTAAAATATCCCGGGTTCCTCTAACAGGTTTTGAACTGATCATCTCGACCCCTTTATACTAAATTGATTTGTTTGAACGCTTTTTTGCCTTTTTTAAGCACCAGTTTTCCGTCCTTAAAATCGGCTGCCGTTATTACCAGTTTGAAATCCTCAACTTTTTTGCCATCAACAAGAATACCGCCTTGTTGAACCAATCGGCGCCCTTCGCTCCGAGTCGGAATCAGTTTAGCTACTTCCAACAATGCCAAAATATCGATTCCGTCGCCCAGTTCATGACGTGATAATTCGACGCTGGGAATATCCGCTTCGCTCTGGTCCCCGGCAAATAGTTTTCGCGCCGCATTTTGCGCTTCTTGGGCCGCTGCCGTGCCATGAATAATTTCGGTAACGGTGAACGCCAGAATTTCTTTGGCTTTATTAATTTCAGAATCTTTTAAAGCACCTAACCGACGCACTTCCTCCATCGGAATAAAGGTCAATAAGGCCAGACATTTCTCAACGTCGGCATCCGCAATATTACGCCAGTATTGATAAAAATCATAAGGCGATGTTTTTTCAGGATCTAACCATAAGGCTCCCTTCGCCGTTTTACCCATCTTAATCCCTTCGCTGGTTGTTAACAGCGAGAAGGTCATGCCAAAGACCTGTTCGGCATCTTTACGTCGAACCAGTTCAACGCCAGCAATAATGTTGGACCACTGATCATTTCCGCCAAATTGCATCTTACAGCGCTGCTCTTTATGAAGCACATAAAAATCATAGGCTTGCAAAAGCATATAATTGAATTCCAAAAAGGTCAGGCCTTTTTCCATTCGCGATTTATAACAATCCGCAGCCAACATCCGATTTACCGAAAAATGAGCCCCGATTTCCCGTAAAAAATCGATGTAATTAAGCGGTAATAACCACTCGGCATTATTAATCATCACGGCTTTGTCATCTTCAAAGGTTAGAAATTTTTCAAACACCTTTTTAAACTTTTCGCCATTCGCAGCAATCCGTTCCGGCGTCATTACCTGACGCATATCGGTTCGTCCCGAAGGGTCGCCAATCATCGTCGTCCCACCGCCAATCAGAGCAATCGGACGATGACCATGCCGTTGCATATGCGCCATTACCATGATCTGGATAAAATGTCCAATATGAAGGCTATCTGCCGTCGGATCAAAACCAATATAAAAGGAAACGGATTCTTCCGCTAATAATTTTTTTATCTCTGCTTCATGAGTACATTGTTCAATAAACCCACGTTCCTGTAACACATCAAATACATTCTCCATTA
This is a stretch of genomic DNA from Acetobacterium woodii DSM 1030. It encodes these proteins:
- the hisS gene encoding histidine--tRNA ligase, with product MISSKPVRGTRDILPDEMKIRDRLEQQILAVYRSHGFSRIETPVMENLELLLGSDGGENLKMLFTVLKRGEKLALNPDASVLDLCDMGLRFDLTLPLSRFYSNNQEVLETPFKAIQIGNVFRAERPQKGRFRSFKQCDIDIIGDPTIQAEIELMDTTAKALLALGFKGFTIKVNHRQLLSEVIKKAGFDNEAIGSVCITLDKLDKIGVEGVTQELIKKGYESETVAELMRCVTSINLDNLDQWIADPTAIDELTQTINTVRILANDNFEVVFDFSLIRGMGYYTGLIFEVSYGPYGYSIAGGGRYDNMIGKYSKVSVPAVGFSIGFERIITILLEEQEKAQQIDPVVILFYDSQADNMVDVIKAADVWRGNGYLVNLVAMKKKFGKQIAAWDNGQYVGFLVYGRDEEIKTF
- the tyrS gene encoding tyrosine--tRNA ligase; this encodes MENVFDVLQERGFIEQCTHEAEIKKLLAEESVSFYIGFDPTADSLHIGHFIQIMVMAHMQRHGHRPIALIGGGTTMIGDPSGRTDMRQVMTPERIAANGEKFKKVFEKFLTFEDDKAVMINNAEWLLPLNYIDFLREIGAHFSVNRMLAADCYKSRMEKGLTFLEFNYMLLQAYDFYVLHKEQRCKMQFGGNDQWSNIIAGVELVRRKDAEQVFGMTFSLLTTSEGIKMGKTAKGALWLDPEKTSPYDFYQYWRNIADADVEKCLALLTFIPMEEVRRLGALKDSEINKAKEILAFTVTEIIHGTAAAQEAQNAARKLFAGDQSEADIPSVELSRHELGDGIDILALLEVAKLIPTRSEGRRLVQQGGILVDGKKVEDFKLVITAADFKDGKLVLKKGKKAFKQINLV